From the Paludibacterium paludis genome, one window contains:
- a CDS encoding substrate-binding periplasmic protein: MAMCTAAPPEVVVSTGEYAPWTSEKRADQGFVNRVVAEAFRREGMSVRFQYYPWRRTLEVLRAGRADASSFWFDDAERVREFLYSDPVSEHRELLFHRKNLSVPKWSALEDLAAFRFGATRGYTYTRAFWQLAGDGILTVEESADDESNFRKLLAGRIDLFPMDEVSGWQMLASPLFPEGTREQVTAESRPLSLQYGHVLMRRTPDGRRLLKAFNDGLARMKTDGTYERFREDIYRGAKVER; encoded by the coding sequence ATGGCGATGTGTACGGCCGCGCCTCCCGAAGTGGTGGTATCCACTGGCGAGTACGCGCCGTGGACCAGTGAAAAACGCGCCGACCAGGGCTTCGTGAACCGGGTGGTGGCCGAAGCTTTCCGGCGGGAGGGGATGTCGGTGCGGTTTCAGTATTATCCCTGGCGGCGAACGCTGGAGGTGCTGCGCGCCGGCCGGGCCGATGCCAGCTCCTTCTGGTTCGATGACGCCGAGCGCGTCCGCGAGTTTCTTTACAGCGATCCCGTTTCGGAACATCGCGAACTGCTGTTTCACCGCAAGAACCTGTCCGTGCCCAAATGGAGCGCGCTGGAGGACCTGGCCGCCTTCCGTTTCGGCGCGACGCGCGGCTACACCTATACCCGCGCTTTCTGGCAACTGGCCGGCGACGGGATTCTCACGGTCGAAGAGTCGGCCGACGATGAAAGCAATTTCCGCAAACTCCTGGCCGGCCGTATCGATCTGTTTCCGATGGATGAGGTCTCTGGATGGCAAATGCTGGCGTCCCCCCTGTTTCCCGAGGGTACCCGCGAGCAGGTGACGGCCGAGTCGCGTCCCCTGAGTCTGCAGTACGGCCATGTGCTGATGCGCCGCACTCCCGATGGCCGGCGCCTGCTCAAGGCCTTCAATGACGGCCTGGCCAGGATGAAAACCGACGGAACCTACGAGCGATTCAGGGAAGACATCTACCGGGGTGCGAAGGTCGAGCGATAA
- a CDS encoding methyl-accepting chemotaxis protein, which translates to MFGFGKAAKQTRGKDSGQDELNRLRQMLDRVDNLVMLADTSRDNVIFYMNKTARDVLHQHRDALNRTFRGGADVDQANLRSIHQFHKDPDRIRRILANLANRSIAEHRAVIPVGDIHFETTVYPMWSEHPPGELLCFMACFRDITHQVENERVAADNAKRHQWLEHNVGSVSENVQAMSATIENVATQSAAASESAELILGEARQGMTRVSETNRSVKEVADIVRSTADSLSRLGERSQTIGQIVGVIKDIADQTSLLALNAAIEAARAGETGRGFAVVADEVRKLSERTAKATQEIGDMIRDTQQDITLNIQSIEEGRRRVHGTEAEFANVETALTAIDQGVHQMRDYIVQIAGASEEQAATAQDIADKLSEIVHR; encoded by the coding sequence ATGTTCGGCTTTGGAAAAGCGGCGAAACAGACCCGCGGCAAAGACAGTGGCCAGGATGAGTTGAACCGTCTGCGCCAGATGCTCGACAGGGTCGATAACCTGGTGATGCTGGCGGATACCAGTCGGGACAATGTCATTTTTTATATGAACAAAACGGCGCGCGATGTCCTGCATCAGCACCGGGACGCCCTGAACCGCACGTTCCGCGGCGGCGCCGATGTCGATCAGGCGAACCTGCGCAGTATCCATCAGTTCCACAAGGACCCGGATCGGATCCGCCGCATTCTCGCCAACCTGGCGAACCGCAGCATCGCCGAACACCGCGCGGTGATTCCGGTGGGGGATATCCATTTCGAAACGACAGTCTACCCGATGTGGAGCGAGCATCCTCCGGGCGAGCTGCTGTGCTTCATGGCATGTTTCCGCGATATTACCCATCAGGTCGAAAACGAGCGGGTCGCGGCCGACAACGCGAAGCGTCATCAATGGCTCGAGCACAATGTGGGCTCGGTCAGCGAGAATGTCCAGGCCATGAGCGCCACCATCGAAAACGTGGCGACCCAGTCCGCGGCGGCGTCGGAGTCCGCCGAGCTGATTCTTGGCGAGGCCAGGCAAGGCATGACGCGGGTGAGCGAAACCAACCGCAGCGTCAAGGAAGTGGCCGATATCGTGCGCTCCACGGCGGACAGCCTGTCGCGCCTTGGCGAGCGTTCGCAAACCATCGGGCAGATCGTGGGGGTCATCAAGGACATCGCCGATCAGACCAGCCTGCTGGCGCTGAATGCGGCGATCGAGGCGGCGCGGGCGGGGGAGACCGGCCGGGGTTTCGCCGTGGTGGCCGACGAGGTCAGAAAACTGTCCGAGCGTACCGCCAAGGCCACTCAGGAAATCGGCGACATGATTCGCGACACCCAGCAGGACATCACCCTCAATATCCAGTCCATCGAAGAAGGCCGCCGCCGCGTGCATGGCACCGAGGCGGAGTTCGCCAACGTGGAAACGGCGCTGACCGCGATCGACCAGGGGGTGCATCAAATGCGCGATTATATCGTGCAGATCGCCGGTGCGAGTGAAGAGCAGGCCGCCACGGCGCAGGACATCGCGGACAAACTCTCCGAGATTGTGCATCGCTAG
- a CDS encoding AraC family transcriptional regulator, translated as MMHQKVVEPLTVLYAAQELTIPEIGSHAEKLCAALLAEAQKQRLSIAGPWVFVYHKLPANGTDRCLAEFCLPVDGPETGSDSAFAVKTLNRFACAASEYRGSLAGLFEHGYQPLVNDITGAGLRVTGESREIYHAWAAPDSPDNRVELQFGVE; from the coding sequence ATGATGCATCAGAAAGTTGTTGAACCGCTGACCGTGCTGTATGCGGCGCAAGAGCTGACAATCCCGGAAATCGGTTCGCATGCGGAAAAACTCTGCGCCGCCCTGCTCGCCGAAGCGCAAAAACAGCGGCTGTCGATCGCCGGCCCGTGGGTTTTTGTCTACCACAAACTTCCCGCCAACGGCACGGATCGCTGTCTCGCCGAGTTCTGCCTGCCGGTCGACGGACCGGAGACGGGCTCGGACTCCGCCTTCGCAGTCAAGACCCTGAATCGTTTCGCCTGTGCGGCGTCGGAGTATCGGGGCAGCCTTGCCGGGCTGTTCGAGCACGGCTACCAGCCGCTCGTGAATGACATCACCGGAGCCGGACTGCGCGTCACCGGAGAGAGCCGCGAAATTTATCATGCCTGGGCCGCTCCCGACTCTCCGGACAACCGGGTCGAACTGCAGTTCGGAGTCGAATGA